Part of the Limisphaera ngatamarikiensis genome is shown below.
GACGGCGAGCCTGTGCTGCGGGACCGGACCACATTCCAGGTGCACGTCCGGGATGTGCCCAACCCGCCGGAGATCCCCTTCATCCCGCTGCAGCAGGTGGACGAGGGGTCGGTATTCGAGTTGGTGGTGTCGGCATGGGATCCGGATGTACCACCGGCTCCGTTGCGGTTCAGCCTGGATGTGGCGCCGCCGGGGGCGACGATAGATCCGGGGACAGGCCGGATTACGTGGACCACGACCGAGGCAGACGGGCCGGCCAACCACGTGTTTGTCGTCCGGGTGACCAAGGACGTCCCGCCCTTCCTGAGCGCCACGCGCACCTTCTCGGTTTGGGTGAACGAGGTGAACCAGCCGCCACGGCTGTTGCCCCTGCCGGTGCTGCACGTTCGCGAAGGTCAAACGTTCGCCATGCGGGCGTTGGCCGAGGACGACGACCGGCCGGCTCAGACCTTGCGCTTTGACTGGGCGACACCGCCGCCGGGTTGGATCCAGCTGGATGCCGTTTCCGGCTGGATTTATGGCACGGTACCCATGGATACGGGAGTGACGCAGGCGGTGGCGGTGGTTCGGGTCTTTGATGACGGGCCGGGCGCGTTGAGCGCCACGCAGACCTGTTCGCTGGTGATCGAGTCGCGGCCGCACCTGGTCCTGCACGAGATCCACTACCGGCCCACCCAACCGGGCACGGAGTTTGTGGAAATCCGCAACAACTCGGCGCTCCGGACCGAGGTTTTGGACGATGTCTGGTTGCTGGGGAGCAACCTGGTGTACCGGTTCCCCGCGGGCACACGTTTGGCGCCGGGCGCCATGGCCCTGGTGGTCCGGAACCGCACGGCCTTTGAGTCATACTACGGCAGTGGCCTGCCGGTGGTCGGGACCTGGACCGGGACACTCGGGTTGACTGCCGACCGGCTGCAATTGGCCCGGCAGACCGCGGGCGGCAAATGGGAGGTGTTGAGCGAGGTGGCGTACGAGGCGGCGTTGCCCTGGCCGCAGGCTGCCAATGGCGGAGGCGCCTCCCTCCAACTGGTGGACGCCACCCAGGACGCTTCACGCGTGGCCAACTGGGAGGCCGTCCCACCTGCCCCGGCCCAGCCATGGCTGCTGTTTACCTGGACCCAGCCGTGGCGGTACGACCAGTCCGGGGTGGACCTCGGCGAGGCGTGGCGGGCGCCGGGCTACGACGACAGTGCGTGGCCGTCCGGTCCCGGGTTGCTCTATGTGGAAGAGAGCGGCCTTCCGGCGCCCAAGAGCACACCGCTGACCCTGGGCCGGATGACCTACTACTTCCGGACCACGTTCGATCACACCGGACCTGTCCTGGGCACGCGATTGATTGCGCGATTGCTGGTGGACGACGGCGCGGTTGTATACCTGAACGGTCAGGAAGTGTTGCGGGTGGGACTGCCCACGGACGTGCCCGTTCGGTACGACACGCCGGCCAACCGGACCGTGGGCGACGCTACCATCGAGACGTTTGAATTGGACAGCACCTACCTCCGGCGGGGCCGAAACGTGGTGGCAGCCGAGGTGCACCAGGTCAATGCAGGCAGCAGCGACATCGTTTGGGGGATGGAGCTGGAGCTGCGACCGGTGGCCGAACCCACCACGCCGGGCCGCACCAATTCCGTCGCGACCGTACTGCCTCCCTTCCCGCCGCTGTACTTGAATGAGGTGGGGGTGATCAACATGACCGGGCCCTACGACGACGCCGGCGAACGGGAGCCCTGGGTGGAACTGTACCTGGCTGCTCCCTGGCCGGTGACGCTCGACGGCTGGTACCTGACGCATTCGGTCGCCAACCTGACACGCTGGGCATTCCCGTCCGGATTCACCGTGCCCGGTTTTGGCCTGCCGCTGATCTGGGCCGACGGCGAGGTTCAGGAGAGTACACCAACCTCGCCCCATGCAAACTTCCGCCTGACACAACCCGGTTACGTGGCTCTGGTGCGGGAACAACCCGGCGGGCCCGCGGTGGTGGATTACATCCGCATCCCCGCCCTCGGCGTGGATCAGACCTACGGGTCCATGCCGGACGGTCAGGGGCTGAACCGGTCGGTCCTGCCCGAGCCGACACCGGGTTCTCCGAATGCCGCAATTGCAGCGCCGCGGTTGGAGGCCCGGCTGACGCCGGGTGGGGACGGCATCGAGTTTGTGTGGCCCACCCAGCCGGGCGTCCGGTACGTGCTGCAGAGCACTGACGATTTGGGGTCGCCGCGCTGGCGCGACGTGGCGGACGTTGTGGCCCCGGGTGATGGGATGCAGTTTATCGAGCCGCGGTCGGCAGCCCAGCGCTACTATCGACTGGTCCTGCCCTAACCAGATCCGAAGGGTCGCCCTGGCGAAGTGAAACCGCCATCGCAAGCCATCACACCCTTGCCCTGAAGATCGGATTCAGTCGACCGGTCTCAGCCCCCGCCTGAGGGCAATCCCGACCGAGGTTCCGGCGACGACCGGTGCAACCTTGAGGGAAGCGGCGGGTCACGGAAGTGACCTGCGCGGCCGACGGGCAGGTCCGCCGACCTGAACGTAGATGCACTTGAGATACTCGGCTTCGGGGAACGTGGCCGGGTGATCGGGCGGTACAGTGGTGGTGGCCAGCTCCCTCCACGGCCGGCCGGTGGACCGCAGCGTTTGTCGGACAAGGTCAAAGAATTCATCGGTCCGGACGTGCGCGGTGCAGGAGGCGGCAACCAGGATCCCATCGGGCCGCAACAGCCTCACGGACCGGAGGACCAGATGACGGTAGGCCCGAAGTGCGCCGGCGCGTTCGGCAGCCTTCCGGGCAAGCGCGGGTGGATCCAGAATCACCAAATCGAAGCTTTCCGGCGGGGCGGTCTCCAGCCATTCAAAAGCGTCGGCCTGCACCGTTCGGTGGGGGCATTCCGGATCGGGGTATTGCCCGCGGTTGAGGTCAAAGTGGCGGCGGGCTGCGTCAAGAGCATGCGGGCTCAGGTCGAGGTCCGTCACGGACCGGGCACCCCCGCGCGCGGCGTACACGGAAAAGCCCCCCGAGAAGCTGAAAAGGTTCAATACGTGCCGGCCCTGCGCGAGGGTCTCGACCCTGCGGCGGTTCTCGCGTTGGTCGAGGAAAAATCCGGTTTTTTGACCCCGAAGCACGTCCGCTGTGAACCGGAGTCCGGATTCAAGGAAGGGCACGGGTGGTTCGATGGGGGTTCCATGCAGGAGGGACCCGTCCGTGGGGCCGCCGAATTGCGGGGCAGTGGACTGGAGGTTGCGGCTGAGCCGGAGCACCAGCGACCGGGGTTGTAGCAGGTCGGTGATCCACCGGCAAAGGGCTTGGAGCCGGGGCAACCAGGCGACGGTATAGAGCTTGAGCACGAGCACTTCGGCGTAGCGATCCAGCACAAGTCCGGGCCAGCCGTCACTTTCTCCGTGAACGAGTCGGTACCCTGTGGTTTGCGGGTCGAAGAGAGGCTCGCGCCTGGTCAGGGCACGTCGGAGGTGCTGGCGCCACCACGATTCGTCCAGTGGGACCGGCGTGCCGCGGTGAAGGATCCGAACGCGCAGAGGTGAGTGGGGGTCGTACAGGCCGATGGCTAGAAACCGGTTGTTGCGGTCATAGAGGGCCGCCAGTTCGCCGGGTTGCCCGGGTCGGTCCTGCTTTTGGATGCTCTGGTCAAAGACCCAGGGGTGGCCGGTGCGTACGGCATCCGCTGCCGCCGGTTTGAGTCGGATATGCACGGGCCGACCCGTTGGGGAAGGTTCCCACGGGACCTGCCGGGTGTGTTCGGCGAACGGGGTGGGGCCTTCGGCGGTCATGGGACCAGTACGGCTGCGCCCTGGATACGCCCGGTTCGAAGGGCTTCGATGGCTTCGTTGGCCTGTTCGAGCGGCCATGGGGTGGCGGTGACCTCCAGAGGAACCGACGCGGCGAGTTGAAGGAATTCGAGTCCGTCGCGGCGTGTGAGGTTGGCGACCGAGCAAAGGGTGCGTTCCTGCCAGAGATCGCGGTAGGGGAAGGTGGGGATGTCGGACATGTGAATGCCGCCGCAAACCACCACGCCGCCTTTGCGAACGGCCCGGAGAGCCAGGGGCACAAGGGCGCCGACCGGGGCGAAAATGAGGGCGGCATCCAGCGGTTCAGGCGGCGGTTGATCCGAATCACCCGCCCAAACGGCGCCGCAGCGGAGTGCAAAGGCCTGGCTCTCACGGTCGCCGGGCCGCGTAAACGCAAAGATCCGACGACCCTGATGACGCGCCACCTGGGTGATGAGGTGCGCGGCGGCGCCGAACCCGTAGATGCCCAGCGTGGCGGCATCCCCGGCCTTGCGCAGGCAGCGATATCCAATGAGACCGGCACACAGCAGGGGTGCGCAGTGCACGGGATCAAGGTCCTCGAGCACGGGGAGACAGAACCGTGCGTCTGCAACCGTGTATTCCGCATAACCGCCGTCCACGGTGTACCCGGTGAAGCGGGCATGGTCGCAAAGGTTTTCCCGGTCGGAGGTACAATACCTGCATCGGGCGCAGGTGCCGGCCAACCACGGGATGCCGACACGTTGGCCGGGGCGGAGATGGGTCACGTTGGGGCCGGTGGCGACGATCTCTCCCACGATTTCGTGGCCCGGGATGAGGGGCAGTTTGGGTTCGGGCAGTTCACCGTCCACCACGTGCAGGTCCGTACGGCACACGGCGCAGGCCAGGACCCGAACCAGCACCTGGTCGGGTCCGGGCTCGGGTCGGGGCCATCGCGTCGGTCGCAAGGGTCGACCGGGCGCCTCAAGGATCATGGCACGCATGCCCATACGGGAGGAAGATGCTGCAAGACACCGGCCGGGGAAAGAGGGCGCCTTCCGGTGATCTTGACCGGAGGGGCGACAGACCGGCTGAGACCGCGCCGCCCGGTTTGGCCGGCAAACCGGCGTGCTCTCGGTGGTGCGCAGCAGCGCGGGGAAACATCATTTGACCCGGCCCTGTGGGGTCCGTAAGCTGGGCGCCGGTTGGGAGGCCAACCGCTATATGAGGCATACGATATCGGTGTTGGTGGAGAATCGGTTTGGTGTTCTGACCCGCGTGGCCGGGCTGTTCAGCGGTCGCGGGTACAACATTGACAGTTTGAATGTGGCACCCACGCATGATGCCACCGCGTCCCGGATGACCATTGTGACGCGCGGCGATGACACCACGTTGGAACAGATCGTCAAACAGTTGCAGAAACTGCCGGATGTCATCGAGGTGCGGGATTTCCGGGAGGGTGAGTACGTGGACCGGGAGCTGGTCCTGGTGAAGGTGAAAGTGGACTCCACCACCCGGGCCGAGGTCATGCAGATCACGGACATTTTCCGGGCCAAGATTGTGGACGTGCAGCCCAAGAGCCTGACCATCGAGGTGACGGGGGACGAGAACAAGGTGGAGAAGTTCATTGAGCTGATGGAGCCTTTTGGGATTTTGGATCTGACGCGGACGGGCCGGGTGGCCATGCCGCGCAGTTGAGCGATGGGCGCCGGGCCGAGCCGGAAGACCCTTTCGGATTCGCAGCCGGTCGGCGCGAGGTGAATCAGAACATCGGGAGCAACACAGGAGGCAGACAACATGGCCAGGATCGATTTTGGCGGAACCATTGAAGAGGTGATCACGCGCAAGGAGTTTCCAATGTCCAGGGCCCGCAAGGTGCTGAAGGACGAGACCATTGCCGTGATCGGATATGGCGTCCAGGGGCCGGCACAGGCGCTCAACCTGAAGGACAACGGATTTCGGGTGATTGTGGGCAGCCGGCCGGATGGCAAGGGCTGGCAACGGGCCGTGGAAGACGGGTGGAAACCGGGCAAAACGCTCTTTGACATTGCAGAGGCGGCCGAACGCGGGACGATCGTCATGTTGTTGGTGGCCGATGCGGTACAGAAGGAGATCTGGCCGGTGGTGAAACCCGGGTTGAAAGAGGGCGACGCCCTCTATTTCTCCCACGGCTTTGCGATTGTGTACCAGAAGCTGACCGGCGTGGTGCCGCCGCCGTTTGTGGATGTGATCATGGTGGCGCCCAAGGGGTCGGGTACATCGGTCCGGCGCAACTTCCTCACCGGAGCCGGCATCAACTCGAGCTTCGCGGTGGCCCAGGATTACACCGGGCGCGCCCGCGAGCGCTGTCTGGCGGTCGGGATCGGGATCGGTTCGGGGTACCTTTTCCCAACCACGTTTGAACATGAGGTGTTCAGCGATCTTACAGGGGAACGCGGCGTGCTCATGGGTGCGCTGGCGGGGATCATGGAGGCGCAGTACGAGGTGTTGCGCGCTCACGGGCACACACCCAGCGAGGCGTTCAACGAAACGGTGGAGGAGCTGACCCAGTCGTTGATCCGTCTGGTGGACGAGAAGGGCATGGACTGGATGTACGCCAACTGCTCGGCCACGGCGCAGCGGGGTGCGCTGGATTGGAAACCGCGATTCAAGAAAGCCGTGTTGCCGCTGTTCAAGGAGCTCTACGAGCGGGTGCGGACCGGCAAGGAGGCTCGCCGGGTGCTGCAGGCCTGTGGCAGGCCGGATTATCAGAAGCAGTTGCAGGCCGAACTGAACGCGATGCGGGATTCTGAAATGTGGCGTGCGGGCGCCGCCGTGCGGGCCCTGCGGCCGAAGGAACCGGCCCGCAAGCTGGGCAAGAACGTGAAGGGAATTGCCGGACGCGCCAGCAACTGAGCGAAACCACAGGCCTGGGGCGGGAGGCTTCTCGCTTGGGGTCCGAAGCTCCGGTGCCCGGCTGACGGACAAAGCTTGCAGGCAGGACCGGGCGGCACCCAGTGCCGACCCGGTCCGCCCGTTGTTGGCAATCCCATGGAGGGGACGGTGTTGATTCGTGACGTGTTGGCCCGGCGCGCCTCGCAGGGGCGCCCGGCGGTTTCCTTCGAGTTTTTCCCGCCAAAAACCCCCGAGGGCGAGCAGCAGTTTTTCAAGGACGTGTTGCCCCGGCTGGTCCAACTGGGCCCGGACTTTTGCTCCGTGACCTACGGCGCGGGAGGCAGCACCCGTGAGAAAACGTTGACCCTCGTGGAGAGGATCCAAAAGACCCACAGGTTGCCCAGCATGGCGCACCTGACTTGCGTGGGGTCGTCGGTGGCCCAGCTGCGTGAAATCATCGAGCAGGCACGGCGACGCGGCATTTTGAACATCCTGGCCCTGCGGGGCGACCCGCCGCGGGGCGAGACGGGATTCCGTCCGGCGCCGGACGGTCTGACGCACGCATGGCAGCTGGTTCGGCTGCTTCGGGAGATGGGTGGGTTCTGCATCGGCGTGGCCGGGTTTCCGGAGGGACATCCGGAATGCAGGGAGGGCAAATACGCCGACTGGGACCATCTGAAGGCCAAAATCGACGCCGGGGCGGATTTCGTGATCACCCAGCTGTTTTTCGACAACGCGGATTATTGGGAGTTTCGGGACTATTTGCATCGCGCCGGTGTGCGCGTGCCGCTGATCCCGGGTGTTTTGCCGATCCTGGGGTTCCAACAGGTGGACCGGTTGACCCGGCTTTGTGGCGCCCGTGTGCCGGAGAAGCTGCGGCGCCGGCTGGAGGAGCTGGCCGGGGACGAGGAAGGTTCCATGGCGTTTGGAGTTGAATACGCCACGCGGCAGTGTGAAGAGTTGCTGCGCGGCGGCGCCCCGGGCCTGCACTTTTACACGTTGAACCGGGTACACTCCACCCGGCAGATCCTGGAAAACCTGGGGTTGGCTCGAAAGGACTCACCATGAACCGGGAACGAGCCCTGACCTGGCTGCACGAGTGGGTGAGATCGGAATCGCTGCGCAGGCATGCGCTGGCAGTGGAGGCCGCCATGCGGCACTACGCCGCCCGGTTCGGCGGCGACGTGGAGACGTGGGGCCTGGCCGGTCTTTTGCATGACCTGGATTATGAGCGGTTCCCGGAGCCACCGGCACATACACGGGAGGCGGCCCGGTTCTTGCGGGAACAGGGTGTCGACGAGGAGATCGTGGGCGCCATCCTGTCTCATGCCCGATGGAATTGGGATCAGTACCCCCTCGACCGGCCCATCCGGCGGGCCTTGTTCGCCGTGGACGAGTTGTGTGGTTTCTTGATGGCCGTGGCCTATGTGAGACCGGAACGACTGGAAGGGCTGCAGCCGTCGAGCGTTCGCAAGAAATTGAAACAACGTTCGTTTGCAGCAGGGGTCAGCCGGGAGGACATTGAGCAGGGGGCCGCGCATCTGGGGCTGCCCCTGGACGAACATATCGCCGAGGTCACGGCTGCGTTGCAAAAGGTGGCCGCGGAACTGGGCTTGGGCGGCACCACAACCTCGCCGGCTCCATGAAAAGCGCCTGCAGGGGCGCGCGCCCGTCAAAAACCCGACAGTCGGTGGACCGGAGGCTGGACCAACAAGGTCCGCGAGATGTTCCAGCTTGGAGATCGGGACTGTCATCGAGGCGCGGAGTTATGACCCGTTGGTCATCCACCTTCTGGATCTGGGTGATGTGCCTGGCGGCCGGAATGGGAACGGCTGAGGCGCAGGACCGGCGACCGGCCGAGCCGCAACTGCCCGGAGTGGCACTGGCACACGCGCTCTCGGAAACCACGGGCCTGGCCATTTCTCCCTTGTTGGGAGCCGGAGCCTACGGAGCCTACAAGTATTGGCGGGCAGCCCCCGAACAGCGGCCCGGCCTGCCCTGGTACGCACGGCCGGTGTTTTGGATTCCGGCACTGGTCTTGGTCGGACTGGCAGGCTTGAAGGATTTGCTAGGGACGGCCGGCCCCGCATGGTTGAAGAAACCGTTGGACCTGGCGGAGCTGTTGGAGAACAAGCTGAGCGGGTTGTTGGTGGCGGGCACCATCGTTCCCTTCCTCCTTCTGCAGCCCGGACCGGACCCGGCTGCCGGGCTTTGGACGGGCGAATGGGGATTGGCCCGGGTGGAACTGGTCTCGTGGGTGGGCCCGGCGGTTGCCTCCGTGGTGTTGCTGGTACTGTTTCTCGGAGTTTTCCTGGTCTTTCACGCCATCCAGGTACTGATCGTGCTCAGCCCTTTTGGCGTGGTGGACCTGGGCTTGAAGGTTTTCCGGGGTGCGGTCCTGGCCTCGGTGGCTGTGACGGGGTTGGTGAATCCGTGGCTGGGTGCGATGTGGGCCTTGCTCGTCGTGACAGGGTGCTGGTTGCTGGCGGGATGGGCCTTTCGGCTGACGTGTTTCGGCACCGTATTGTTGTGGGATTGGGTGACGCTGGCGAGGCGGCGGTATGAGGTTCAAGAGCCGGGACCGCTACTGTTTCTGGCGGAACGGCTGGGATCTGTCCCCGTGCGCACGTTCGGGCACCTGCGCCGGTCGGCCGTGGGGGTGTGGACCTTTCAATACCGCCCGTGGGGGATCGGACCGCGCCGGGAGGTGCCTTTGCCGACAGGCAACTATGAGGTGGGCCGGGGCCTTCTATTTCCCGCACTGTTGAGGATCGAGGGCGAAACCGTGAGGGTCGTGGGCTGGTGGCCCCCACGCTGCCACGGACACGAGGGCGCACTCTGCCGCTTCTACGGCTTCGGCGGGGTGCGGGAGGTGGGATGGCGACGGGTTTGGTCGTGGATCCGGGACGTGATCCGGGGTCGGCCGGATTCCGCCCCGATCCGGGCCTGAAACCGATGGTCGGCTTGAGGCCCTGCAGGAAGATCGCAGGTCTCAACGACGAACCGGTTGACAGCGGTGTTGGGTGGCTGTAAATACATCGTAGTGACAATGCATGGGCGATGGCATGACGATTGAACCGGAATGGAGTTCGATTGGTCCAATCCGCCCTTCGACCTGAACAGTTCTTTGACCCAGCAGGAGATCGAAGAATCGTTCGAAGATCCTTTTGCCGTCCGGTTGATGCCGGACTCGAGCCGGTTTGCCGCCCAGGCGCGATATTTCAACCTGGGCATGTCGGCCTCCGGCCGGGGGATTTTCAGCGTGTACCGGACCAACGGGAAGCTGATCCGGGTCATCTGCGCCCGGCCGTTCGAGCCGGAGGAACAGCTGTTTTACCAGCGCAAAATGCATGAGAGTCTGAACCTTTGAGGTCGATCGGCCCCGGG
Proteins encoded:
- a CDS encoding class I SAM-dependent methyltransferase — protein: MTAEGPTPFAEHTRQVPWEPSPTGRPVHIRLKPAAADAVRTGHPWVFDQSIQKQDRPGQPGELAALYDRNNRFLAIGLYDPHSPLRVRILHRGTPVPLDESWWRQHLRRALTRREPLFDPQTTGYRLVHGESDGWPGLVLDRYAEVLVLKLYTVAWLPRLQALCRWITDLLQPRSLVLRLSRNLQSTAPQFGGPTDGSLLHGTPIEPPVPFLESGLRFTADVLRGQKTGFFLDQRENRRRVETLAQGRHVLNLFSFSGGFSVYAARGGARSVTDLDLSPHALDAARRHFDLNRGQYPDPECPHRTVQADAFEWLETAPPESFDLVILDPPALARKAAERAGALRAYRHLVLRSVRLLRPDGILVAASCTAHVRTDEFFDLVRQTLRSTGRPWRELATTTVPPDHPATFPEAEYLKCIYVQVGGPARRPRRSLP
- a CDS encoding zinc-binding alcohol dehydrogenase family protein, which codes for MRAMILEAPGRPLRPTRWPRPEPGPDQVLVRVLACAVCRTDLHVVDGELPEPKLPLIPGHEIVGEIVATGPNVTHLRPGQRVGIPWLAGTCARCRYCTSDRENLCDHARFTGYTVDGGYAEYTVADARFCLPVLEDLDPVHCAPLLCAGLIGYRCLRKAGDAATLGIYGFGAAAHLITQVARHQGRRIFAFTRPGDRESQAFALRCGAVWAGDSDQPPPEPLDAALIFAPVGALVPLALRAVRKGGVVVCGGIHMSDIPTFPYRDLWQERTLCSVANLTRRDGLEFLQLAASVPLEVTATPWPLEQANEAIEALRTGRIQGAAVLVP
- the ilvN gene encoding acetolactate synthase small subunit, which encodes MRHTISVLVENRFGVLTRVAGLFSGRGYNIDSLNVAPTHDATASRMTIVTRGDDTTLEQIVKQLQKLPDVIEVRDFREGEYVDRELVLVKVKVDSTTRAEVMQITDIFRAKIVDVQPKSLTIEVTGDENKVEKFIELMEPFGILDLTRTGRVAMPRS
- the ilvC gene encoding ketol-acid reductoisomerase encodes the protein MARIDFGGTIEEVITRKEFPMSRARKVLKDETIAVIGYGVQGPAQALNLKDNGFRVIVGSRPDGKGWQRAVEDGWKPGKTLFDIAEAAERGTIVMLLVADAVQKEIWPVVKPGLKEGDALYFSHGFAIVYQKLTGVVPPPFVDVIMVAPKGSGTSVRRNFLTGAGINSSFAVAQDYTGRARERCLAVGIGIGSGYLFPTTFEHEVFSDLTGERGVLMGALAGIMEAQYEVLRAHGHTPSEAFNETVEELTQSLIRLVDEKGMDWMYANCSATAQRGALDWKPRFKKAVLPLFKELYERVRTGKEARRVLQACGRPDYQKQLQAELNAMRDSEMWRAGAAVRALRPKEPARKLGKNVKGIAGRASN
- the metF gene encoding methylenetetrahydrofolate reductase [NAD(P)H] — its product is MEGTVLIRDVLARRASQGRPAVSFEFFPPKTPEGEQQFFKDVLPRLVQLGPDFCSVTYGAGGSTREKTLTLVERIQKTHRLPSMAHLTCVGSSVAQLREIIEQARRRGILNILALRGDPPRGETGFRPAPDGLTHAWQLVRLLREMGGFCIGVAGFPEGHPECREGKYADWDHLKAKIDAGADFVITQLFFDNADYWEFRDYLHRAGVRVPLIPGVLPILGFQQVDRLTRLCGARVPEKLRRRLEELAGDEEGSMAFGVEYATRQCEELLRGGAPGLHFYTLNRVHSTRQILENLGLARKDSP
- a CDS encoding HD domain-containing protein, with the translated sequence MNRERALTWLHEWVRSESLRRHALAVEAAMRHYAARFGGDVETWGLAGLLHDLDYERFPEPPAHTREAARFLREQGVDEEIVGAILSHARWNWDQYPLDRPIRRALFAVDELCGFLMAVAYVRPERLEGLQPSSVRKKLKQRSFAAGVSREDIEQGAAHLGLPLDEHIAEVTAALQKVAAELGLGGTTTSPAP
- a CDS encoding BrnT family toxin, with product MEFDWSNPPFDLNSSLTQQEIEESFEDPFAVRLMPDSSRFAAQARYFNLGMSASGRGIFSVYRTNGKLIRVICARPFEPEEQLFYQRKMHESLNL